A stretch of the Ictidomys tridecemlineatus isolate mIctTri1 chromosome 5, mIctTri1.hap1, whole genome shotgun sequence genome encodes the following:
- the Ptgdr gene encoding prostaglandin D2 receptor has protein sequence MKSPFYPCQNTTSVEKGNSATMGGVLFSAGLLGNLLALGLLARSGLGSCRRRPRRPPPSVFYVLVCGLTITDLLGKCLISPVVLAAYAQNRSLRGLMPASGDESLCQTFAFFMSFFGLASTLQLLAMALECWLSLGHPFFYQRHITLRRGVLVAPVVGAFCLVFCALPLMGFGKFIQYCPGTWCFIRMVRDDSIWVVVYSVLYSTLMALVVLAIVLCNLGAMRNLYTMHQRLRRHTRCGLRDIAEPGAEKKVASSHPLEELDHLLLLALMTVLFTMCSVPLIYRSYYGAVQDATEESDDLLALRFLSVISIVDPWIFIIFRTSVFRMFFHKIFIRPLMYRNWQSHSYKTNVESSL, from the exons ATGAAGTCTCCCTTCTATCCATGCCAGAACACCACCTCGGTGGAGAAAGGCAACTCAGCGACGATGGGCGGGGTACTGTTTAGTGCGGGCCTCCTGGGCAACCTGCTGGCCCTGGGGCTGCTGGCGCGCTCAGGGCTAGGGTCTTGCCGACGGCGCCCGCGGCGCCCACCGCCCTCGGTATTCTACGTGCTGGTGTGCGGCCTGACCATCACCGACTTGCTGGGCAAGTGCCTGATAAGCCCGGTGGTTCTGGCTGCCTATGCGCAAAATCGGAGCCTGCGGGGGCTAATGCCTGCGTCCGGCGACGAGTCGCTGTGCCAAACCTTCGCTTTCTTCATGTCTTTCTTTGGGCTCGCATCGACGTTACAGCTCCTGGCCATGGCTCTGGAGTGCTGGCTTTCCCTGGGGCACCCCTTCTTCTACCAAAGGCACATCACCCTACGCCGGGGCGTACTCGTGGCTCCAGTGGTGGGTGCATTCTGCCTGGTTTTCTGCGCACTACCCTTGATGGGTTTCGGGAAGTTCATTCAGTACTGCCCAGGCACCTGGTGCTTCATCCGGATGGTCCGCGATGACTCGATCTGGGTGGTGGTCTACTCTGTTCTCTACTCCACGCTCATGGCGCTGGTGGTTCTTGCCATCGTTCTGTGCAACCTGGGGGCGATGCGCAACCTTTACACTATGCACCAGCGGCTGAGACGACACACGCGCTGTGGACTCAGGGACATCGCAGAGCCAGGTGCGGAGAAGAAGGTGGCATCCTCACATCCCTTGGAGGAACTGGatcacctcctgctgctggccctCATGACCGTGCTCTTCACTATGTGCTCTGTGCCTTTAATT TATCGTTCCTACTATGGAGCTGTCCAGGATGCCACTGAAGAATCGGACGATCTTCTAGCCTTGCGTTTCCTGTCTGTGATTTCAATTGTGGACCCATGGATTTTCATCATATTCAGAACTTCAGTATTTCGAATGTTTTTCCACAAGATTTTCATAAGACCTCTTATGTATAGAAACTGGCAGAGCCATTCCTATAAAACTAATGTGGAATCCAGTTTGTGA